The segment CACTAATTCACTACGGCTGGCTAAATTACCTAAAGCAATTAAGGCTCCTAACAAGGCCGCCATTGGGAAAAAGGTTTCTACATCTTTAGGAATGGTTAATCCTGTATAAGCCACCGCTTGCCAAATATCGTAAGAACCTTTCCCTACGCTACGGAATTGCTCTACAAATTTGATAATTGCCGAAAGGCCAACCAATGTAAATAGCGTGGCAAAAATTGCCCCTAAAATGCTTTTACCGATATAACGATCAAGAGTATTCATCAACATTGTTATTACCCTTTTCTGAATACACGACGGAATTTATGCATAGCAGTGCTATCCCAACTATTCAGCACAATTCCTAAAATTAAAAAGGCGATATTTACCAACGGCATTAATAAACCCGCATCAAGCTTACCTGCACCACCCGCAGATTTAAATGAGCTTTGTAATAAGAAGTAAATTAAATAAAGCAATAATGCTGGTAAGATTTTCGCAAAACGGCCTTGGCGAGGATTCACTTTACTCATTGGTACAGCAATAAGCGCCATTAAAGGCACGGCTAAAATCAAGGTTATTCGCCAATGTAATTCTGCCTTGGCTGCGGAGCTTTTATCTTTTAATAATTGTTCAAAAGATAATTCAGCCGCTTCATCACTTTCTGTATTTGTCTCTTGATGGCCTAAATACGCTTGATAATCATCAAAATGCGTAATACGGAAATCAGGCAGTACCGAAGTCCCTTCTACACGTAAGGTATTTTGTAAATTCAGTACTTGGTCGCCATTCGGTAACGCTTTTAACTCTCCTTTTTCAGCGGTAACCACTGATGGTTTCGTTTGACCTTTGGCTTTCATTTGGAAAAGATAAACATCACTGATTTGATTACCGTTAATCTTATCAATGAATAAGACGAAATTATTGTTACTCGTGGACATAAATTGACCTGAAGTCAAGGCACCCATGGTAGGATTTGCTTTGGCATCTTCGACAATTGCCGCTTGTTTTTGAATGGCCCATGGAGAAAGCCATAAAGCATTGTAAGCCGCCAAGCCTGCTGTAAATAACGAGAGAATTAACGCCACGCGCACAAGAATACGTTGTCCCACACCACAAGCACGCATCACCGTAATTTCACTTTCTGCGTAGAGACGACCGAAAGTTAGCAAAATAGCGATAAATAAACATAATGGCAGCATTAATTGCGCCATTGTCGGCATCCCTAATCCGAGTAAAGAGAACACAAGGTCCGCAGGCACTTTACCATTTGCCGCTGAACCAAGCACGCGAACAAGTTGTTGACTGAAGAAAATTAAAAGCAAAATAAACAAAATCGCAATCTGGCTTTTAAAGACTTCTTTTGTTAAGTATCGGGTTAATATCATTCTTTTTTCTAACTAAAACACATGGGAAACTGGCTAATTTAGATGGCGTATGATACCTTATTTCGACTGATTTAAATAGCAAATTAGCAACATAAGGAAATAACATGAAATATCAAGCAAACTCAACCGCACTTTCTCAATCAACCGATTGCATTATCATCGGCATTTATGAGAACAATGAATTGACAAAAAGTTTCAATGAAATTGATCAAATCACAAAAGGTTACCTCAGTCAGTTAGCCCAAAGCCAAGATCTTTCAGGCAAAATTGGCCAAGCGACTCTGCTTCATTCGTTACCAAATCTTGCCGCTAAACGCGTGTTAGTCGCAGGTTGTGGCAAAAAAGGTGAAACGACTGAACGCCAATTTAAACAAATCATCCAACGTGTTACCCAAACATTAAAAGAATTAAATATTCAACAAGTGGTAAATAATTTAACGGATGTGAAAATCAAAGACCGCGATCTATTTTGGAATGTGCGTTTTACTGTTGAAACCATCGAACATAGCCTTTATCAATTTGATGAATTTAAAAGTAAAAAAGCGGATGCTATCTCACTTCAAGAAATCATTTTTAATATCGATGACGCACAAGCTAAGCAAGCCATCGCAGAAGCTCAAGCCATTGCAAATGGTGTAAAAGCTGCTCGTAATATCGCGAATATGCCACCTAATATTTGTACACCGGCTTATTTAGCAGAACAAGCTAAAAAATTAGCTGAAACATCAACTGCACTTTCCCTCGATGTGGTTGATGAAGAAGACATGACAAAACTTGGCATGAATGCGTATTTAGCCGTATCTCGCGGTTCACAAAACCCAGCTTATATGTCTATTTTACATTTCAACAATACGCCTGATAAAAACGCAAAACCAATCGTGTTAGTGGGTAAAGGTTTAACCTTTGATGCGGGCGGAATTTCTTTAAAACCTGCCGCAGATATGGATGAAATGAAATACGATATGTGTGGTGCTGCTTCTGTCTTCGGTACAATGAAAGCCATTGCAGAATTAAATCTTCCACTCAATGTTATCGGCGTATTAGCGGGTTGTGAAAACTTGCCTGATGGCAATGCTTATCGCCCAGGTGATATTCTCACCACGATGAACGGTTTAACCGTAGAAGTATTAAATACAGATGCGGAAGGACGTTTAGTACTTTGTGATGCGCTCACCTATGTAGAACGTTTTGAACCGCAATATGTGATTGATGTCGCAACCCTAACAGGTGCTTGCGTAGTGGCGTTAGGTCAACATAACAGCTGCTTAGTTTCAACTGATGATGTCTTAGCCGAACAGTTATTACAAGCAGCACAGCAAACCACCGATAAAGCATGGCGTTTACCATTAAGTGAAGAATATCAAGAGCAATTAAAATCACCATTTGCCGATTTAGCTAATATTGGCGGTCGTTGGGGCGGTGCAATTACTGCGGGCGCATTCCTCTCTAATTTTACGAAAAAATACACTTGGGCGCATTTAGATATTGCGGGGACAGCTTGGCTTCAAGGTGCAAATAAAGGTGCAACGGGTCGTCCGGTGTCTTTATTAACGCAATTCTTAATTAACCAAACTAAATAATTAAGACCTAGGGCTAACATAACGTTAGCCCTAAAATTTCCCCAAAACCTGACCGCACTTTATTCCAATTCAAACGTCATCAATAATGGATTATGATCTGATGAAGTAACCACTTCTGATGTCGCACTGACCACTTTTACGCCTCGCGTAAAAATATAATCCAGTGGATAGCCTAAAAATCGCACTCGCTCATCTTGAGAGAGCGCCACAGAATCTAGTCCGTATTTTCGCATCAGATTATTCACTAAATTAAGACGATCTTCATTCCATGCATTAAAATCCCCCGCCATAACGATGGAGCCTTGATAATTTTCAATAAGTGAGAAAAGCTGTTCTAACTGGGTTTGATAAGCTGAAATCTCCCATTCAAAATTAATTAAATGCACATTGATAAGCAGCAAGCTATTGCCTTTTTCTAATGGCAAATTCATTACACTTGCCACTTTAGGAATTTGAATTATTGGTTCTGCTACACCACCACCGCAATACCATTCGGGTTGTGTTTGGGTGAATGTCTTGACACCTGATAAGAGCTCATTAAAAGAAAAAGAGGACACAAAAAGTGCGGTCGAAAATGTACTTAAATTTTGATATTGTGTCGCCTCTTGCAATAACACAAAATCAGCCTGTTTAGAGAGTCGTTCTAAATCCTCTTGCCAACCTTTATCTTGCCCTTTATGTACATTCCAAGTTATCAAATTAAAACGAGAACTGGCTAATTTAGGCACCGAATAATCAGCCTTGTCACATTTCATATTTAATTTGTTTTTAAAAGGAATATAACTCACTTTTTGTGACGTTTTTAGTTGAATAAATGTACGGTCAAAAATCGTTAAATTCGTAAAAAAATATCCAGCCCCTAAAACTACTAGCATCAAGCCAGCAGATAAAAATCGATAGATTCGCTTCATGATTATCCTCTCTCTATGCTCGAATAATAACACCTCATCAAAGCAATGCAACTTTCACTTTTAATACTCCTCGATACCTACAACACGGTAACTTTAACTTTTAGCTTTGATTTAAATCATACTTTGCTAAAAAAACCGTTGCATTTTCCTTTTATTATCTTAGTATTTTACTCAACTTCTAACTCTACCTCATCAATAAGGAGATTCATTATGTCTTTTGGAGATAAAAAATTAAGTGAAATCGCTGTCAGCGTACCCGGCTCAACTTCCCTACTTCGTGAATACGATTTGGATTTCTGCTGTGGTGGTTCCGATACACTTGCAAATGCAGCGGCAGAAAAAGGATTAAATTTAGCAGAAATTGAAACCCGTTTAACCGAGCTTCAAAATAGCAAAGCAGAAAACCCTGAAGAATATTGGGTTAATGCAACTTATCCTGAAATTATCGATCATATTTTAGTTCGCTACCATCAACGCCATCGTGAACAACTTCAAGAATTAATCGTCTTAGCGGATCGTGTAGAAAGTGTTCATGGCGATCGTGAAGATTGTCCAATGGGTGTTGCGGCTGAATTACGCAATGTCTATGAGGATTTGAGCAACCATATGATGAAAGAAGAGCATGTGCTTTTCCCAATGATCAAAGCGGGTAATTATATGATGGCACAAATGCCAATTCGTATGATGGAAATGGAACATGCTGAACATGGCGAACATTTGGAAGTTTTGAAATCATTAACAAACAATATGACGCCTCCGGCAGATGCTTGTAATACATGGCTTGCACTTTACAGCGGTATCCAAGAATTTATTGACGATTTAATGATGCATATTCATCGTGAAAATAATATTTTATTCCCACGTGTGATTGCTGAAAATCACTAAGCGAAAATCATATAAAGAAAAAGGGCGAAATCATTCGCCCTTTAAAATTAGCCTAAAACTGACCGCACTTTATTTCTCTTCACTGCCTTTATATAAACGGTTTTTATACAAATAGCTGCCAAGTAAAGCATGTGCCAAGGCTTCTTTTTTCATTTCTTCCGGCACCTCTTTTTCAGTCAATGTATCTTTTTCTTTATCATACACATAGCCTTTTGCTTTACTATTTGGTGTTTGGATAACGACATCATGATTACCTTTCATTAACGCTTGCGTTTGATCGAATTGCATAAAGGCACGATCAGGATTCACATCTTGCGTTAAATCAAAGCCAATCATTGGATAATTACCGCTTACGCCCGCAATAGAAAGCAAAGTCGTCGGCATATCAATTTGACTCACTAAACGACTGTCTCGGCGAGGCTCAACATGATCCCCTAAAATTAACGCTGGAATATGGAAATGCTTAATTGGTACTAAGCTTGCACCCGCTGCACGGGAATCATGGTCTGCAATCACCAAGAACACGGTATCTTTCCAATAATTAGATTGTTTCGCTAATTTGAAGAAATAACCAATGGCATAATCCGCATATTTTGCGCTGTTATTACGGGTTGCTTTTGGTTGTTCGTAAAGCTCAATTTTACCATCCGGAAATTCAAAAGGATCGTGATTGCTTGAACTGAATACTAAGCTAAAGAATGGTTTTCCTTCATTCTGTAATTGGGTAAAGGTTTCGTTCGCTTTATCAAATAAATCCTCATCACTCACGCCCCAAGTCGCAGTAAATTTCGGATTTTGATAATCCTTTTGATCGATAATATTTTGGAAGCCGTTGCCATAGAAGAAGCTTGCCATGTTATCAAAGTGCTTTTCACCACCATAAATGAAAGAAGTGTTATAACCTTGTTTAGCAAGTAAATCTGCAATGGTAAAGAAACCACTTTGACTGTTATTCAATTTCACTACCGCACGTGCTGGAGTTGGTGTGAAACCTGCTGTAGTAGCTTCAATACCACGTACAGAACGCGTACCAGTCGCATAGAGATTTTCAAATAACCAGCCTTCTTTGGCTAATTTATCAAATTCAGGTGAAAGTGGTTTTCCGCCTAATGTACCAACAAATTGCGCGCCAAAACTTTCTTCCAAAATAATGACAATATTTTTCGGTTTACCTTGGTAAGTGGCTTGGTTTTTCGTTAAGGTTGGAATCTTATCTGAAATATAATCACTTTCAGGACGGCCACGGCTTGCTTTAACAATACGCAACATTTCATCGGTATCCATTTTGCCGTACACCTCGGAAGATGAACCTTCATCTTTAAATTGCTGTGCCGCATAAAGAACTGAATAGCCTGAATTCAACACAAGAGAATTCACTAAACCATCGGAAGAAAAAGCCACCATTGCAGGGTTGACACCACGGTGTTGGAAACTAGAACGTGCACCTAAAAAAGCAACTGCAACCACAAGCAAGGCTACAACAGGACGTAATTTCCAGCTCATTGGGCGTAAATTTTTCACCGCATAACCAGACAGTTTCCAATAGCAAACGAATGCAACAACGGTAAAAATAAGGCTAAAAATGACCGCAGTTAAATGGCCTTCCATCAACATTGAAAAGACTTCTTTCGGATAAATTAAATATTCGATAAACAGACGGTTTGGACGGAAATCATAGGTTTCGATAAATGCCGGTGTCGCGAGTTCCATAAACAGAATAAACACACTACCAAGGGTAAGCCAGATACGTAAAATCATTTTCCAAATACGGCTATTATGAAATAACACCGTAAATAATGCTGGCACACCAAATAGATAACACAAAGCCACGATATCCATACGCAAGCCTTGTAAGAATAATTGCCCCCAGCCCGCTACCGCAGAGACGCGGTCTGCCTGCCAAATCGCAAGCCCAAGACGAGACAAGGTGAAAATAATCAGATTAATGATGACGAAGAGAAAAATCGGATATAAAGGAGAACGTGTTTGTTTCATTTTGACACTCATAAGTCCTAAGGGAATCACTACCCGTTGATTAATTTAAAGCACATTAATGTGCCATTCTTTCCATAGACAGATAAAAAAACACAAAGTGCGGTTAAAAACATCATCATTTTTGACCGCACTTTGAAAGAGAAGGATTAAGCTGCAACTAATGCTTTTAATTGTTTTTCATAAGCTGCCCAATCGGTAATTGGACGGGTTGCCACACCTGTTTCCATTGCTTTTTTCGCTACAGCAGAAGACACTGTAAATAATAAACGAGGATCGAACGGAGTCGGAATTACATAATCCGGCCCAAATGATAACGCACCATAATTAGCAATAATTTCTAATGGAACCGGTTCTTTCGCAAGACTCGCAATGGCATGAGAAGCCGCTAATTTCATTTCTTCATTAATCGCTGTTGCACCTACATCTAGTGCACCACGGAATAAGAATGGGAAACAAAGCACGTTATTAACTTGGTTTGGAAAGTCTGAACGACCAGTACAAACAATCGCATCTGGACGTACTGCTTTCGCTTCATCAGGCGTAATTTCAGGTACTGGGTTAGCCAATGCAAGAATTAATGGATTCTCCGCCATGGTTTTCACCATTTCAGGTTTTAACGCACCCGCTTTAGAACAACCTAAGAACACATCGGCTCCCTTAACGGCATCAGCTAATGTGCGCCAACCATTATCTTCAATGGCATAAAATTGTTTAGTTTCATCCATGTTATCGCCACGGCCTTTGAAAATCACACCTTTAGAGTCACACATGGTGATATTTTCTTTTTTGAAACCTAATGCACGAAGCAAGTTAGTACAAGCAATAGCTGAAGCACCTGCGCCATTTACTACTAAGCGAACATCTGCAATATTTTTACCAATAATTTCTAAACCGTTTAATGCTGCTGCACCGACGATAATGGCAGTACCATGTTGGTCATCATGGAATACCGGAATTCCCATTCGTTCACGCAATGCTTTTTCAATGTGGAAACATTCCGGTGCTTTGATATCTTCAAGGTTAATCCCACCAAAAGTAGGTTCTAATGAAGCGATAATATCGATTAATTTATCTGGATCATGTTCATTGATTTCAATGTCGAATACATTGATACCGGCAAATTTTTTGAACAATACCCCTTTCCCTTCCATAACAGGTTTGGAGGCAAGTGCCCCAATATTTCCTAAACCTAATACAGCAGTACCATTTGAAATCACAGCCACTAAATTAGCACGTGCAGTATAACGGCTTGCAGCTGAAGGATCTTTTTCAATTTCGAGACAAGGCTCTGCAACACCTGGAGAATAAGCAAGGGCTAAATCATGTTGGGTTTCTAACGATTTGGTTGGGGTGACAGCAATTTTTCCTGGAATTGGGAATTCATGAAAATCTAATGCAGCTTGGCGCAATTGTTCGCTCATATAAATATACTCCATTTTCACTTAGGTTAAATAAAATTTGCGCCATTATACTCTCTTTTTAAGAGAATTTTGTGACATACCGCAAAAATTTTACAAATTTATTACAAAAATATGAGTGAAATCGACCGCACTTTTTGTCTTTTCTTCACATTTCGAACCAAAAACGTTACTATGTCGCAAAAAACATGCAGGATGTAAATAATGAGTTTGTTTTCTAAATTTAGAAGTGCCATCAATAAATTACAACGGAAAGCGATTAACAAAACCTTCCAACAACGGTTAACCAACCAAGGCATGTCAGTAATTTCTGCAAACTGTGTCGGTGCATTTATTTTGCACGACCTCAATCAGCCTTTTAATTCTCCGTTTGTTAACCTTTATTTAGACCCAAGCGATTTTGTTCGATATCTACAAAATATCACATTCTATCAAGCACAACCGCTTCAATTTATACAAACAGAAAAACCGTATCCAGTTGGCCTATTAGGTGATCTTAAAGTGCACTTTATGCACTACCACTCCGAACAAGAAGCTCAGGAAAAATGGGATGCGCGCTCACAGCGTTTAGATTTCGATAACTTATTTATAATGATGACAGATAAAGATGGTGGAAAAGGTGCAAAATATGAGGATTTGCAAGCCTTCGATAACTTGCCTTATCCAAACAAAGTCGTCTTTACCCATAAGCCATATCCCGAATTAAAATCCGCTTTCTACATTAAAGGCTTTGAAAACGAAGGCGAAGTGGGCGATTTATTTACTTTTTCCGGTTGGAATGGTGAAAAATATTACGATCAGTTTGATTACGTCAGCTGGTTCAATCAAAAATAAGAGTTTACGATGCGACTAGATAAATTTATTGCCGAGAATACAGGCTTAACCCGTTCACAAGCCACCAAGGCCATTCGCCAAAGTGCGGTCAAAATTAATGATGAAATTGTGAAAAATGGGGCGACCAAAGTTAGCCAAGAAGATGAGATTTATTTTGAAGATGAATTGTTGTCTTGGGTAGAAGAAGGCCAATATTTTATGTTGCATAAGCCTCAGGGCTATGTTTGCTCTCATGATGATGACGACTATCCTACTATTTATCAATTCTTTGAACCGCCTCTTTCTGGCAAGTTACACAGCGCTGGACGATTAGATGTGGATACCACTGGGCTCGTGCTATTAACAGATGATGGTCAATGGTCACATCGTATTACTTCACCCAAACATCAATGCGAAAAAACCTATTTAGTCACTTTAGCCGATCCGGTTGAAAACCATTATGCTTCAGCCTGTGAAGAAGGCATTCTG is part of the Haemophilus parainfluenzae ATCC 33392 genome and harbors:
- the ytfE gene encoding iron-sulfur cluster repair protein YtfE produces the protein MSFGDKKLSEIAVSVPGSTSLLREYDLDFCCGGSDTLANAAAEKGLNLAEIETRLTELQNSKAENPEEYWVNATYPEIIDHILVRYHQRHREQLQELIVLADRVESVHGDREDCPMGVAAELRNVYEDLSNHMMKEEHVLFPMIKAGNYMMAQMPIRMMEMEHAEHGEHLEVLKSLTNNMTPPADACNTWLALYSGIQEFIDDLMMHIHRENNILFPRVIAENH
- a CDS encoding malic enzyme: MSEQLRQAALDFHEFPIPGKIAVTPTKSLETQHDLALAYSPGVAEPCLEIEKDPSAASRYTARANLVAVISNGTAVLGLGNIGALASKPVMEGKGVLFKKFAGINVFDIEINEHDPDKLIDIIASLEPTFGGINLEDIKAPECFHIEKALRERMGIPVFHDDQHGTAIIVGAAALNGLEIIGKNIADVRLVVNGAGASAIACTNLLRALGFKKENITMCDSKGVIFKGRGDNMDETKQFYAIEDNGWRTLADAVKGADVFLGCSKAGALKPEMVKTMAENPLILALANPVPEITPDEAKAVRPDAIVCTGRSDFPNQVNNVLCFPFLFRGALDVGATAINEEMKLAASHAIASLAKEPVPLEIIANYGALSFGPDYVIPTPFDPRLLFTVSSAVAKKAMETGVATRPITDWAAYEKQLKALVAA
- a CDS encoding endonuclease/exonuclease/phosphatase family protein gives rise to the protein MKRIYRFLSAGLMLVVLGAGYFFTNLTIFDRTFIQLKTSQKVSYIPFKNKLNMKCDKADYSVPKLASSRFNLITWNVHKGQDKGWQEDLERLSKQADFVLLQEATQYQNLSTFSTALFVSSFSFNELLSGVKTFTQTQPEWYCGGGVAEPIIQIPKVASVMNLPLEKGNSLLLINVHLINFEWEISAYQTQLEQLFSLIENYQGSIVMAGDFNAWNEDRLNLVNNLMRKYGLDSVALSQDERVRFLGYPLDYIFTRGVKVVSATSEVVTSSDHNPLLMTFELE
- the rsuA gene encoding 16S rRNA pseudouridine(516) synthase RsuA; amino-acid sequence: MRLDKFIAENTGLTRSQATKAIRQSAVKINDEIVKNGATKVSQEDEIYFEDELLSWVEEGQYFMLHKPQGYVCSHDDDDYPTIYQFFEPPLSGKLHSAGRLDVDTTGLVLLTDDGQWSHRITSPKHQCEKTYLVTLADPVENHYASACEEGILLRGEKEPTKPAKLEVLDDYNVNLTISEGRYHQVKRMFAALGNKVVALHRWRIGNVELDESLEEGEFRPLTQEEIDNLVK
- the lptF gene encoding LPS export ABC transporter permease LptF, which gives rise to MILTRYLTKEVFKSQIAILFILLLIFFSQQLVRVLGSAANGKVPADLVFSLLGLGMPTMAQLMLPLCLFIAILLTFGRLYAESEITVMRACGVGQRILVRVALILSLFTAGLAAYNALWLSPWAIQKQAAIVEDAKANPTMGALTSGQFMSTSNNNFVLFIDKINGNQISDVYLFQMKAKGQTKPSVVTAEKGELKALPNGDQVLNLQNTLRVEGTSVLPDFRITHFDDYQAYLGHQETNTESDEAAELSFEQLLKDKSSAAKAELHWRITLILAVPLMALIAVPMSKVNPRQGRFAKILPALLLYLIYFLLQSSFKSAGGAGKLDAGLLMPLVNIAFLILGIVLNSWDSTAMHKFRRVFRKG
- a CDS encoding DUF1919 domain-containing protein, whose translation is MSLFSKFRSAINKLQRKAINKTFQQRLTNQGMSVISANCVGAFILHDLNQPFNSPFVNLYLDPSDFVRYLQNITFYQAQPLQFIQTEKPYPVGLLGDLKVHFMHYHSEQEAQEKWDARSQRLDFDNLFIMMTDKDGGKGAKYEDLQAFDNLPYPNKVVFTHKPYPELKSAFYIKGFENEGEVGDLFTFSGWNGEKYYDQFDYVSWFNQK
- a CDS encoding leucyl aminopeptidase; this encodes MKYQANSTALSQSTDCIIIGIYENNELTKSFNEIDQITKGYLSQLAQSQDLSGKIGQATLLHSLPNLAAKRVLVAGCGKKGETTERQFKQIIQRVTQTLKELNIQQVVNNLTDVKIKDRDLFWNVRFTVETIEHSLYQFDEFKSKKADAISLQEIIFNIDDAQAKQAIAEAQAIANGVKAARNIANMPPNICTPAYLAEQAKKLAETSTALSLDVVDEEDMTKLGMNAYLAVSRGSQNPAYMSILHFNNTPDKNAKPIVLVGKGLTFDAGGISLKPAADMDEMKYDMCGAASVFGTMKAIAELNLPLNVIGVLAGCENLPDGNAYRPGDILTTMNGLTVEVLNTDAEGRLVLCDALTYVERFEPQYVIDVATLTGACVVALGQHNSCLVSTDDVLAEQLLQAAQQTTDKAWRLPLSEEYQEQLKSPFADLANIGGRWGGAITAGAFLSNFTKKYTWAHLDIAGTAWLQGANKGATGRPVSLLTQFLINQTK
- a CDS encoding LTA synthase family protein, whose amino-acid sequence is MKQTRSPLYPIFLFVIINLIIFTLSRLGLAIWQADRVSAVAGWGQLFLQGLRMDIVALCYLFGVPALFTVLFHNSRIWKMILRIWLTLGSVFILFMELATPAFIETYDFRPNRLFIEYLIYPKEVFSMLMEGHLTAVIFSLIFTVVAFVCYWKLSGYAVKNLRPMSWKLRPVVALLVVAVAFLGARSSFQHRGVNPAMVAFSSDGLVNSLVLNSGYSVLYAAQQFKDEGSSSEVYGKMDTDEMLRIVKASRGRPESDYISDKIPTLTKNQATYQGKPKNIVIILEESFGAQFVGTLGGKPLSPEFDKLAKEGWLFENLYATGTRSVRGIEATTAGFTPTPARAVVKLNNSQSGFFTIADLLAKQGYNTSFIYGGEKHFDNMASFFYGNGFQNIIDQKDYQNPKFTATWGVSDEDLFDKANETFTQLQNEGKPFFSLVFSSSNHDPFEFPDGKIELYEQPKATRNNSAKYADYAIGYFFKLAKQSNYWKDTVFLVIADHDSRAAGASLVPIKHFHIPALILGDHVEPRRDSRLVSQIDMPTTLLSIAGVSGNYPMIGFDLTQDVNPDRAFMQFDQTQALMKGNHDVVIQTPNSKAKGYVYDKEKDTLTEKEVPEEMKKEALAHALLGSYLYKNRLYKGSEEK